One Streptomyces sp. NBC_00435 DNA segment encodes these proteins:
- a CDS encoding antibiotic biosynthesis monooxygenase family protein, with amino-acid sequence MADSANPLDDVVIVVTEFPTGSGPGDVPPAYDTSVAAFRHQDGFLRHQLLQAVGTGERLGVEWWRDGASVSAAEPLRTTPAPALMRNAAHAEPRIPEGHPSEYGSWEVDVETYTVRDAADFRRRVVALGSTLRRQDGFRFWLLLADRADGDRVRALSWWRDADALGAARSAPAVRHRRAALADSAGVSSRHAVNVVYGDAESVDSAA; translated from the coding sequence GTGGCCGACTCAGCCAACCCGCTCGACGACGTGGTCATCGTCGTCACCGAGTTCCCGACCGGGTCCGGCCCCGGTGATGTACCCCCCGCGTACGACACCTCGGTCGCCGCGTTCCGCCACCAGGACGGCTTCCTGCGGCACCAGCTGCTGCAGGCCGTCGGTACGGGCGAGCGACTGGGCGTCGAATGGTGGCGCGACGGGGCATCGGTGTCCGCCGCCGAGCCGCTGCGCACCACTCCGGCACCCGCCCTGATGCGCAACGCCGCCCATGCGGAGCCCCGCATCCCCGAGGGCCACCCCTCCGAGTACGGGTCCTGGGAGGTGGACGTGGAGACGTACACCGTGCGCGACGCCGCCGACTTCCGCCGGCGGGTCGTGGCGCTCGGCTCCACGCTGCGCCGCCAGGACGGCTTCCGGTTCTGGCTGCTGCTGGCCGACCGGGCCGATGGGGACCGGGTCCGCGCCCTGTCCTGGTGGCGGGACGCCGACGCCCTGGGCGCTGCGCGCAGCGCGCCCGCCGTGCGCCACCGCCGCGCTGCCCTCGCCGACTCGGCCGGCGTCTCCTCGCGGCACGCCGTCAACGTCGTCTACGGAGACGCGGAGTCGGTCGACAGCGCGGCCTGA